Proteins from a single region of Bdellovibrio svalbardensis:
- a CDS encoding site-2 protease family protein, whose amino-acid sequence MNMDFIEIGAKIGIYFIPFLFALCFHEFAHGWVARLRGDNTAEMMGRLTMNPLAHMDMLGTLILPIMSIVLATPIFFGWAKPVPVNSRNLKNPKVDMFWIALAGPLSNIFLAIVGSVLIAVVAKYFLTATYASGLIEILKAFIVTNLFLAVFNMIPLHPLDGGKVLARFLPAQMNYKLEQNEHITSMILMALVLTGTLRILAIPVFWSYNHLVTFALGGFGV is encoded by the coding sequence ATGAATATGGATTTTATCGAAATCGGCGCCAAGATTGGCATTTATTTTATCCCCTTCCTTTTTGCGCTGTGCTTTCACGAGTTCGCGCACGGATGGGTGGCGCGTTTGCGTGGCGATAATACTGCGGAAATGATGGGACGTCTAACGATGAACCCTCTGGCGCACATGGATATGCTTGGAACTTTGATTCTTCCAATCATGTCGATTGTTTTGGCGACACCGATCTTCTTCGGTTGGGCAAAACCAGTTCCGGTGAATTCACGCAATTTGAAAAATCCCAAAGTAGATATGTTCTGGATCGCCTTAGCCGGCCCTCTTTCTAATATTTTCTTGGCGATCGTAGGATCTGTATTGATTGCAGTGGTGGCGAAGTATTTCCTAACTGCCACTTATGCGAGCGGTCTGATTGAGATTCTAAAGGCTTTCATTGTTACGAATTTGTTCTTGGCTGTCTTTAATATGATTCCGCTTCATCCATTGGACGGCGGAAAAGTTCTTGCGCGCTTCTTGCCTGCGCAAATGAATTACAAGCTTGAACAGAATGAACATATCACAAGCATGATTTTGATGGCTTTGGTTTTGACTGGAACTTTGCGCATTCTCGCAATCCCAGTATTCTGGAGCTATAACCATCTCGTGACTTTCGCGCTGGGCGGCTTTGGCGTATGA
- a CDS encoding acyl-CoA dehydrogenase, whose translation MSDVTNARPALTMLSEDEVAFRDAVRAFAESEIKPHVTHMDEKAEMSPEILKKLFEMGLMGIETPEKFGGAGSTFTMACLAVEEIGRVDGSVSVLVDVQNTLTTNAFLKWGTEAQQSKYLSKMATEWVGAYALSESSSGSDAFALKLKAEDKGDKWVLNGSKLWITNGKEANVFIVFANIDHAKGYKGITAFIVEKGFPGFKVGKKEDKLGIRASSTTELLFENCEVPKENVLGEVGKGYKIAIETLNEGRIGIGAQMVGIAQGAYEAALGYVKGREQFGKPIAHYQGVQFQLAEMRTELEAARLMVYNAARLKDAGQDFIESAAMAKLYASRAAEKITSKAIDLFGGNGFTKEYPVEKFWRDAKIGQIYEGTTNMQLQTIAKMELDK comes from the coding sequence ATGTCTGACGTAACAAACGCACGTCCTGCACTCACAATGCTATCAGAGGACGAAGTTGCATTCCGCGATGCTGTTCGCGCCTTCGCTGAATCTGAAATCAAACCTCATGTGACACATATGGACGAAAAGGCAGAAATGAGCCCTGAGATCCTTAAAAAGCTCTTTGAAATGGGCTTGATGGGTATCGAAACGCCAGAAAAATTTGGCGGCGCAGGTTCAACTTTCACAATGGCTTGCTTGGCTGTTGAAGAAATTGGTCGCGTAGACGGTTCTGTTTCAGTACTTGTCGACGTTCAAAACACTTTGACGACAAATGCTTTCCTAAAATGGGGAACTGAAGCTCAACAATCTAAATACTTGAGCAAAATGGCCACTGAATGGGTTGGCGCTTATGCCTTGTCTGAATCTTCTTCTGGTTCTGATGCTTTCGCATTGAAATTGAAAGCTGAAGATAAAGGTGACAAATGGGTTTTGAACGGTTCAAAACTTTGGATCACTAACGGTAAAGAAGCTAACGTGTTTATCGTGTTCGCAAATATCGATCACGCTAAAGGCTACAAAGGCATCACTGCTTTCATCGTAGAAAAAGGCTTCCCAGGATTTAAAGTAGGTAAAAAAGAAGACAAACTTGGTATCCGCGCGTCTTCAACAACTGAATTGTTGTTCGAAAACTGCGAAGTTCCAAAAGAAAATGTTCTTGGCGAAGTTGGCAAAGGCTACAAGATCGCTATCGAAACTTTAAATGAAGGTCGTATCGGTATCGGTGCGCAAATGGTTGGTATCGCACAAGGCGCTTACGAAGCAGCTTTGGGTTATGTTAAAGGCCGTGAGCAATTCGGCAAACCAATCGCCCACTACCAAGGCGTTCAATTCCAGTTGGCAGAAATGCGCACTGAACTTGAAGCCGCTCGTTTGATGGTTTACAACGCCGCTCGCTTGAAAGATGCCGGCCAGGATTTCATCGAATCAGCAGCTATGGCAAAACTTTATGCTTCTCGCGCGGCAGAGAAAATCACTTCTAAAGCAATTGATTTGTTCGGCGGCAACGGATTCACAAAAGAATATCCAGTTGAAAAGTTCTGGAGAGATGCAAAAATTGGTCAGATCTACGAAGGTACGACAAATATGCAACTTCAAACTATCGCAAAAATGGAACTAGACAAGTAG
- a CDS encoding peptide ABC transporter substrate-binding protein encodes MPKSVSIDTSMPVSSPSVFRLHLSNEPSSLDPNKQKTSASSYLLGNLFRNFFTFDDQKGLLPDLGESCTRAKDKSLTCKIKKDQQWSDGSPITSEDFIRTYKKILNPKTAAPRADFLFKIKNALEIYKGEKDPGTLGISAPDRWTLKFEFSEPDPDFEYNLASFILAPTKDNLEVASGSVSGSVFGLIVSGPYKLKEWKKGQRLILEPNLKYQMGHPKRPQVEFLFIEEDTVALQLYEKNELQFLRRLPTLFIPNYKDRKDFYWIPVTRFDYIGFGPELADQEDLRKAFIYSLNYEELQKIFSSKGRPGCAGLPDSWFPSKAPCFNYDLKKVPAVKSSKTYTLMFSALGGEDHKRATEWMQDQWSKNAHLKTNLQVKENKIYLAELQNKTPALFRKGVAPDRPTCLAALETFGPLSAENYLRLNSPEYKKILDSLGKSSKPVEQKKLCLEGVEYLMNHHLLIPMGAIHFSILAKKEFTGWKLNQMNQLDLSQLHSGP; translated from the coding sequence ATGCCCAAATCGGTAAGCATTGATACTTCAATGCCGGTTAGTTCACCTTCTGTCTTCAGACTTCATCTTTCAAACGAGCCCTCAAGCTTAGACCCGAATAAACAGAAGACCTCCGCCTCCAGCTACCTTCTTGGCAATCTCTTTCGTAATTTCTTTACCTTTGACGATCAAAAAGGTCTGCTTCCAGATCTTGGAGAAAGTTGTACGCGCGCGAAGGATAAATCCCTCACTTGCAAAATAAAAAAAGATCAACAATGGAGCGATGGCAGCCCCATTACCTCCGAAGACTTTATTCGCACTTACAAAAAGATTCTAAATCCCAAAACAGCGGCTCCCCGCGCGGACTTTCTTTTTAAGATCAAAAATGCGCTTGAAATCTATAAAGGCGAAAAAGATCCCGGCACCTTGGGGATTTCAGCTCCAGATCGTTGGACTTTGAAATTTGAATTCTCGGAACCAGATCCTGATTTTGAATACAACCTCGCAAGTTTTATTTTGGCTCCTACGAAGGACAATCTCGAAGTTGCCTCTGGTTCAGTTTCTGGTTCAGTTTTTGGCCTCATTGTGTCTGGCCCCTACAAACTGAAAGAATGGAAAAAGGGTCAACGCCTGATCCTGGAACCAAATTTGAAATATCAAATGGGACATCCCAAGCGCCCTCAAGTTGAGTTTCTATTTATCGAAGAAGACACCGTGGCATTGCAGCTCTATGAAAAAAACGAGCTGCAATTCCTACGCAGACTGCCGACTCTGTTTATTCCCAACTACAAAGACCGCAAAGATTTCTACTGGATTCCGGTCACGCGATTTGACTATATTGGTTTCGGCCCAGAGCTCGCAGATCAAGAAGATCTCCGCAAAGCCTTCATTTATTCTCTGAATTATGAGGAGCTTCAAAAGATTTTTTCATCCAAAGGACGCCCTGGCTGTGCGGGTCTTCCTGACTCTTGGTTCCCAAGCAAAGCTCCGTGCTTTAACTATGATCTAAAAAAAGTCCCTGCCGTTAAAAGCTCGAAAACTTATACATTAATGTTTTCAGCCCTTGGCGGAGAAGATCACAAGCGTGCGACCGAATGGATGCAAGATCAATGGTCTAAGAATGCTCACCTAAAAACCAATCTTCAGGTCAAAGAGAACAAAATCTATTTGGCTGAGTTGCAAAATAAAACTCCAGCCCTCTTTCGCAAAGGGGTCGCTCCTGATCGTCCCACTTGTTTGGCGGCCCTGGAAACCTTCGGCCCTTTAAGCGCAGAAAACTACCTTCGCTTAAATTCACCGGAGTACAAAAAAATCCTAGACTCATTAGGGAAGTCCAGTAAACCCGTGGAACAGAAAAAACTCTGCCTCGAGGGCGTTGAATACCTTATGAACCATCACCTTCTCATCCCTATGGGGGCGATTCATTTCTCGATTTTGGCCAAAAAGGAATTTACTGGTTGGAAGCTGAATCAAATGAATCAGCTGGACTTGTCTCAACTCCATTCAGGCCCTTAA
- a CDS encoding EAL domain-containing protein, translated as MTLPSQSVDIHKDQLIFSEGDAGDCAYIIEKGRVLVFITKDKEEIPLSILGEGEFFGEMSLIDNQNRSASVRALEDVTLGIVTKQQLLERISTADTVVQLLMRVLLKRLRRNNMHSRGISRIGELQLENTGIGDDKTQSALDQIKLENQIFLAFQNKEFELFYQPIIELKSRKIVGAEALLRWKSPTQGLISPNVFIDVIENSSMVIPIGHWIINQALKDLKTIRDHLIANKKDKVADEFMMSINISGRQFTHTDFVNNLEDLREKHDLPTKNIKLEMTERIMMDGAIALDALHQCRAQGYAISIDDFGTGFSSLQYLTQMPISFLKVDRSFVMKVLSDPKSRAVVSSIIHLAHAMDIEIIAEGIETNEESIVLETLGARYGQGYLFSKPVEFSSFMKML; from the coding sequence ATGACACTACCATCTCAGTCCGTCGATATTCACAAAGACCAACTTATTTTCAGTGAGGGGGATGCAGGCGATTGCGCTTACATCATCGAAAAAGGTCGAGTGTTGGTTTTCATCACAAAAGACAAAGAAGAAATTCCTCTTTCTATTTTGGGCGAAGGTGAGTTTTTTGGCGAGATGTCGTTGATTGATAATCAGAATCGCTCTGCCTCTGTCAGAGCCCTGGAAGATGTCACTTTAGGCATCGTCACAAAACAACAACTCTTAGAGCGCATTTCAACTGCCGATACCGTTGTTCAACTTTTGATGCGGGTTCTTTTGAAGCGTCTTCGTCGCAATAATATGCACAGTCGCGGCATCAGCCGCATTGGCGAGTTGCAACTGGAAAACACCGGGATTGGTGACGACAAAACTCAATCAGCTCTGGATCAGATCAAACTTGAAAATCAAATTTTCCTGGCATTTCAGAACAAAGAATTCGAACTTTTCTATCAGCCCATTATTGAACTAAAATCTCGCAAGATCGTCGGTGCCGAAGCTTTGCTTCGCTGGAAAAGCCCCACGCAAGGGTTGATCTCTCCCAATGTCTTTATCGACGTCATTGAGAACTCTTCAATGGTCATTCCGATTGGCCACTGGATTATCAACCAGGCTTTAAAAGATCTAAAGACCATTCGCGATCATTTGATTGCTAACAAAAAAGACAAAGTCGCTGATGAATTCATGATGAGCATCAACATCTCAGGTCGTCAATTCACTCACACTGACTTCGTCAACAACCTGGAAGATCTTCGCGAAAAGCATGATCTGCCCACCAAGAATATCAAACTTGAAATGACTGAGCGAATTATGATGGATGGAGCGATCGCCCTTGATGCTCTTCATCAATGCCGCGCACAAGGCTACGCTATCTCTATTGATGACTTCGGAACTGGTTTTTCGAGCTTGCAGTACTTAACACAGATGCCGATCAGCTTCTTAAAAGTAGATCGTTCATTCGTGATGAAAGTATTAAGCGATCCCAAATCACGTGCCGTCGTGAGCTCTATCATCCATTTGGCCCACGCCATGGACATTGAGATTATCGCCGAAGGAATTGAGACCAACGAGGAATCTATCGTTCTAGAGACTCTGGGCGCACGTTATGGCCAGGGCTATCTCTTCTCAAAACCAGTCGAATTTTCAAGCTTTATGAAAATGCTTTAA
- a CDS encoding IucA/IucC family protein codes for MKLFFGLISFLFLSQAYADLERWQKWEVERNDLQLNSSIYHQLPSKAELSSYQTETLYVLEIDPGKVDFISAKSLKPEIFEKLKTADGKIKFYIHPKATELFKELISQGTLKEVSARPTTSPRTFFVDDLMVKVSLPQKINGAIRTVYPLQMSRATAINDLLSQASGFHFLPEPLAFYDKTPNSPFGFIVREIPATLVKGSNTLVPLLSYVAKHSDGSLLEKEAALRGVSAEHLVLQEILPSLLEAFIKGAQHGVALEMHQQNTLLEIDQSGKFTGRIFYRDLDGARVDFELRKKLGFKDETLLSQKDAAWIFDLENLQKMRSKKVPGSRPQEWSPVMETAFQTYLVGSSFDILKKKLKSLNFHPSFEQVIKREFKKTNTLSCQRIFL; via the coding sequence ATGAAGTTATTTTTCGGGCTCATCTCATTCCTATTTCTTTCTCAGGCTTATGCGGACCTGGAGCGTTGGCAAAAATGGGAAGTTGAGCGCAATGATTTACAGTTGAATTCCAGTATCTATCATCAGCTTCCTTCGAAGGCTGAATTGAGTTCGTATCAAACTGAGACGCTTTATGTTTTGGAGATCGACCCGGGAAAAGTGGACTTTATTTCTGCGAAATCTTTAAAGCCTGAAATTTTTGAAAAATTGAAGACGGCTGATGGAAAGATAAAATTCTACATTCACCCCAAGGCCACAGAACTATTCAAAGAGTTGATTTCGCAAGGGACTCTTAAGGAAGTTTCAGCACGACCAACAACTTCGCCCAGAACTTTTTTTGTCGATGATTTGATGGTGAAAGTCTCATTGCCACAAAAAATTAACGGGGCGATTCGCACGGTTTATCCCCTGCAAATGTCCCGGGCGACCGCCATCAACGATCTTCTGTCGCAGGCTTCAGGATTTCATTTTCTGCCTGAGCCGCTGGCGTTTTATGACAAAACCCCTAATAGCCCCTTTGGCTTCATCGTGCGTGAAATTCCCGCAACTTTGGTGAAGGGCTCAAACACTCTGGTGCCTCTTTTGTCTTATGTGGCCAAGCATTCGGATGGATCGCTTTTGGAGAAGGAGGCCGCTCTTCGTGGGGTGAGTGCTGAACATCTGGTGCTGCAGGAAATACTTCCTTCTTTGCTGGAGGCCTTTATTAAAGGGGCTCAGCATGGTGTTGCTCTTGAAATGCATCAGCAAAATACTCTGTTGGAAATAGATCAAAGTGGAAAATTTACGGGAAGGATCTTCTATCGCGATTTAGATGGAGCACGCGTGGATTTTGAACTCCGTAAGAAGCTGGGATTTAAGGATGAGACTTTATTGTCGCAGAAAGACGCCGCGTGGATTTTTGATTTAGAAAATCTTCAAAAAATGAGATCCAAGAAAGTTCCAGGGAGCCGTCCTCAGGAGTGGTCTCCGGTTATGGAGACAGCGTTTCAAACTTATCTGGTGGGATCGTCTTTTGATATTCTAAAAAAGAAGTTAAAGAGTCTTAATTTCCATCCATCTTTTGAGCAGGTCATCAAGAGAGAATTCAAAAAAACGAACACCTTAAGTTGTCAGCGCATATTCCTATGA
- a CDS encoding SDR family NAD(P)-dependent oxidoreductase → MKKAALITGASSGIGAATAIEFAKNGYFVYLMGRNKERLQEVALKCRSGASIMSCDMTDTNALDKRLNEMLTTKIHRIEVVVNNAGIFDRHSTEEGTDDIWQKEFEVNLLGPVRITRAFFPYFKSQGGGQIVNVSSTLGLRPQGPTSAYSAVKAAMVNWTASLAMEGGPFKIRANCVCPGIVDTPIHGFHSLDTEKKNEALEGMKNLQPLGRIGTPDDIAKAIYFLGSDNSSWITGAILPVDGGINLL, encoded by the coding sequence GTGAAAAAAGCCGCTCTCATTACAGGAGCCAGCAGCGGAATCGGAGCTGCCACTGCCATTGAATTCGCAAAGAATGGTTATTTCGTTTACTTGATGGGAAGAAATAAAGAACGCCTTCAAGAAGTGGCTCTTAAATGCCGCAGCGGCGCCTCTATCATGTCTTGCGACATGACTGACACTAACGCCTTGGATAAGCGTCTGAACGAAATGCTCACCACAAAAATCCATCGTATCGAAGTTGTTGTTAACAATGCGGGTATCTTTGATCGACATAGCACCGAAGAAGGCACCGACGACATCTGGCAAAAAGAGTTCGAAGTGAACTTACTGGGACCGGTTCGTATCACTCGCGCCTTCTTTCCCTACTTCAAATCTCAGGGTGGCGGACAGATCGTCAATGTTTCTTCAACCTTAGGCCTGAGACCTCAAGGGCCGACCTCGGCTTATTCCGCGGTGAAGGCCGCCATGGTGAACTGGACTGCCAGTCTTGCTATGGAAGGTGGGCCTTTTAAAATTCGCGCAAATTGTGTCTGCCCTGGAATCGTCGACACCCCGATTCATGGATTTCATTCATTAGATACCGAGAAAAAAAACGAAGCCCTGGAGGGAATGAAGAACCTTCAACCCCTGGGACGAATTGGAACTCCTGATGATATCGCCAAAGCGATCTACTTCTTGGGTTCAGACAATTCCAGCTGGATCACCGGCGCCATTCTGCCGGTTGATGGTGGAATCAATCTGTTATGA
- a CDS encoding 6-carboxytetrahydropterin synthase: MILTLKQSFSSAHLYNQLLWTPEENLKHFGRCYTEHGHGHNYTLEVGFKTSTTDLQVKHEEYQTLLKNLCNRLDHEHLNFVIPEFKTQIPTTENIALYFLNKLKETLSEKDLSHIRLYEMDDLWTEIRL; this comes from the coding sequence ATGATCCTCACCTTAAAGCAAAGCTTTAGCAGCGCTCATCTCTACAATCAGCTTCTTTGGACACCAGAGGAAAACCTCAAGCATTTTGGTAGATGTTACACGGAGCATGGGCACGGCCATAACTATACACTTGAAGTAGGCTTTAAAACCTCCACAACAGATCTTCAAGTAAAGCATGAAGAATATCAGACTCTACTGAAGAACTTATGTAACAGACTTGATCATGAACACTTGAATTTTGTAATCCCAGAGTTTAAAACTCAAATCCCCACAACTGAAAATATCGCTCTTTATTTCCTCAATAAACTTAAAGAGACACTTTCAGAAAAAGACCTGAGTCATATCCGACTTTATGAGATGGATGACCTTTGGACGGAGATCCGCCTATGA
- a CDS encoding pseudouridine synthase gives MSEEKVRLSKLMAERGICSRREADDYISRGLVLVNGEKINQLGTKVSPDVKITLEAQALKQQKRLATIILNKPVGYVSAQPEPQYTPAIRLITPENQFGESKTRLTPDLLRGIAVAGRLDIDSQGLLLFTQDGRIAKKIIGEETKLEKEYLVRVEGRLPQDKLELLRHGLSLDGKPLKTAQVDWLNEDQLRFILKEGKKRQIRRMCEAVGLRVTGLKRVRIGNLRLGKLPEGKWRFLEDDESLD, from the coding sequence ATGAGCGAAGAAAAAGTACGACTTTCAAAATTGATGGCCGAAAGAGGCATTTGCTCTCGTCGCGAAGCTGACGACTATATTTCTCGCGGATTGGTCCTGGTCAATGGAGAAAAAATCAACCAGCTCGGAACCAAAGTCAGCCCCGATGTAAAGATCACTTTGGAAGCCCAGGCTTTGAAGCAGCAAAAGCGCCTGGCAACAATCATCCTCAATAAACCAGTGGGTTATGTTTCTGCACAACCAGAACCACAATACACTCCGGCAATTCGCCTTATCACACCGGAGAACCAATTTGGGGAATCAAAAACTCGCCTCACCCCTGATCTTCTCCGCGGGATCGCCGTGGCTGGACGACTGGATATCGACTCTCAGGGCCTTTTGCTATTCACTCAAGATGGCCGTATCGCTAAAAAAATCATCGGCGAAGAGACCAAACTTGAGAAAGAATATCTGGTCCGCGTGGAAGGGCGCCTTCCTCAGGATAAACTTGAACTTTTACGCCATGGCCTCTCTTTAGACGGAAAACCATTGAAGACAGCTCAAGTTGACTGGCTCAATGAAGACCAGCTTCGTTTCATCCTCAAAGAGGGAAAGAAACGTCAAATCCGTCGTATGTGTGAGGCTGTAGGCCTAAGAGTTACAGGACTTAAACGCGTGCGCATCGGCAACCTTAGATTAGGCAAACTTCCGGAAGGCAAATGGCGCTTCCTCGAAGACGATGAGAGCCTTGACTAG
- a CDS encoding murein L,D-transpeptidase catalytic domain family protein, translated as MLSKFLSMALLSLISLNASASPSPVIIQKIISQGVPEDALSRLLKFMDDFKGRSFIQDIYTCVGADPASVTPCEESKRIRSSKLVTLNEPQQVVIIDYGEPSTVFRFFLINLTTGAVTRFYSSHGVGSGKSNFASKFSNLKDSKQTSLGIYLTGETYSGRYGRTLRMYGLQGSNDQAYNRDIVLHGAWYVGDEFINSIDPLTGQKYGRLGLSWGCPAVSSSLIQKLITTLGYGSLIMHYYSSLMDEAMTGQEVVAIP; from the coding sequence GTGTTAAGCAAATTTTTATCTATGGCTCTTCTTAGTCTGATTTCTTTGAATGCTTCGGCATCTCCTTCGCCTGTCATTATCCAGAAAATCATTTCACAAGGCGTTCCAGAAGATGCCCTGAGCCGACTATTAAAATTCATGGATGACTTCAAAGGGCGCAGCTTTATCCAGGATATTTATACTTGCGTGGGGGCGGATCCGGCGAGTGTGACTCCGTGTGAGGAGTCCAAACGAATTCGCTCAAGTAAATTGGTGACCTTGAACGAACCTCAGCAGGTTGTGATTATTGACTATGGGGAGCCTTCGACGGTATTTCGATTTTTTTTAATCAATCTCACAACAGGGGCTGTGACGCGATTTTATTCTTCACATGGAGTGGGGAGCGGTAAGAGCAATTTTGCTTCGAAATTCAGTAATCTGAAAGATTCAAAGCAGACTTCTTTGGGGATCTATCTCACGGGTGAGACCTATTCAGGGCGCTATGGCAGGACTTTAAGAATGTATGGTCTTCAAGGCTCCAATGATCAAGCTTATAACCGGGATATTGTTCTGCACGGTGCGTGGTATGTCGGCGATGAGTTTATCAACTCCATAGACCCCCTGACGGGGCAAAAATATGGACGTCTTGGCTTGAGTTGGGGTTGTCCGGCAGTTTCGTCCTCTTTGATACAAAAGCTTATTACAACTTTAGGTTATGGAAGCTTGATTATGCATTACTACAGTTCGTTGATGGACGAGGCGATGACCGGTCAAGAGGTGGTGGCTATTCCGTAG
- a CDS encoding phosphatase domain-containing protein, with protein MKKYIALLAGLMISMTLEAKVLVISDIDDTLKVSHVLSKKGAASSFVDESSRFVGMSEIFQMLDLQHEDIEFHYVSLAPKFLMEGQHLDFLEENGFPITELHMNPGMKQDPDLKQKAIRKVLREKNPELVIYFGDNGQFDTVVYDQMSKEFPQIPAISYIREAYSKLNLSKHPTKPGQIGFVTSVEVVIDLISKGLLPQKAYGPIENIVYKRMKRDDRHEMLGAMVFPWWQDCRDFKWVWNIANPSAKLQAIEATIAEKCR; from the coding sequence ATGAAAAAGTATATAGCGTTACTTGCCGGTTTAATGATTTCAATGACCTTGGAAGCCAAGGTTTTGGTGATTTCTGATATCGATGACACCTTAAAAGTATCCCATGTTCTCTCAAAGAAAGGGGCGGCATCCTCCTTTGTGGATGAATCCAGTCGCTTCGTAGGAATGTCTGAAATATTTCAAATGTTAGACCTTCAACATGAAGACATTGAGTTTCACTATGTCAGCCTGGCCCCTAAGTTCCTCATGGAAGGACAGCATTTAGACTTCCTGGAAGAAAATGGCTTCCCAATCACAGAGCTTCACATGAACCCTGGAATGAAGCAGGATCCAGATTTAAAACAAAAGGCCATACGCAAAGTCTTGAGAGAGAAAAATCCAGAACTGGTCATCTACTTTGGTGACAACGGACAATTCGACACTGTTGTCTACGATCAGATGAGCAAAGAGTTTCCACAAATTCCAGCCATCAGCTATATCCGCGAAGCTTATTCGAAGTTGAACCTTTCCAAACATCCGACAAAGCCAGGGCAGATCGGTTTTGTGACAAGCGTTGAGGTCGTGATTGATTTAATTTCTAAAGGTCTGCTTCCGCAGAAAGCTTACGGCCCTATTGAAAATATCGTCTACAAACGCATGAAGCGCGATGACCGCCATGAAATGCTGGGCGCCATGGTATTCCCGTGGTGGCAAGATTGCCGTGATTTCAAATGGGTCTGGAATATCGCGAATCCATCGGCAAAATTGCAGGCTATTGAGGCTACGATTGCCGAGAAGTGCCGATAG
- a CDS encoding DUF455 family protein — translation MFAFEITDVWEKIERIEESCEEAFKLKSAYAAPLDPARDIDLLHPKLHPPKKGFSTPEGQARMLHDLASIELQAMELGVRTLVEYPEAPQGFKEELAAVTISEAQHLRMCLEAIHALGFKWGDWPVHSALWRAVAPEDTLLDRILIVHRYLEGSGLDAGDTLIRRLEATSGKETIQKIVKQINFEEIGHVDFGSRWYREICKIQKIDSSEDFPARMDALRIRLPKRIEPINRVLRSKAGFTEEEIKYYEDLRLDFLNPYPSFKQPQPQS, via the coding sequence ATGTTTGCTTTTGAAATTACCGACGTCTGGGAAAAAATTGAACGCATTGAGGAGTCCTGTGAGGAAGCCTTCAAGCTGAAGTCTGCCTATGCGGCCCCTCTGGACCCAGCCCGGGATATTGACTTATTGCATCCAAAGCTTCATCCGCCCAAGAAGGGTTTCTCCACCCCCGAAGGCCAGGCCCGCATGCTCCACGATTTGGCTAGCATTGAACTTCAGGCCATGGAGCTAGGGGTGCGAACACTGGTTGAGTATCCAGAGGCCCCTCAGGGGTTTAAAGAGGAACTCGCGGCGGTGACCATCTCGGAGGCCCAACATTTACGCATGTGTCTTGAGGCTATCCATGCTTTGGGTTTCAAATGGGGCGACTGGCCTGTTCATTCCGCTTTGTGGAGGGCGGTAGCCCCCGAGGATACTCTGTTGGATCGTATCCTGATCGTGCATCGTTATTTGGAGGGCAGTGGTCTAGATGCCGGCGACACCTTGATTCGCCGTCTGGAAGCCACCTCAGGCAAAGAGACTATCCAAAAGATCGTGAAGCAAATCAATTTTGAAGAGATTGGTCATGTGGACTTTGGTTCGCGTTGGTACCGGGAAATTTGTAAGATTCAAAAGATTGATTCGAGCGAAGACTTTCCAGCTCGAATGGATGCGCTTCGTATTCGTTTGCCAAAGCGTATTGAGCCGATCAATCGGGTTCTGCGTTCCAAGGCTGGTTTTACTGAGGAAGAGATCAAGTACTACGAAGATCTTCGCTTGGATTTCTTAAATCCCTATCCGAGTTTTAAACAACCTCAGCCCCAGTCGTAG